In Laspinema palackyanum D2c, a single window of DNA contains:
- a CDS encoding rhodanese-like domain-containing protein — protein sequence MTQSNPRPSLAQISVQELADRLASAPTELQLIDVRELHEVEIAAIAGFTILPLSEFSQWSGEIYTHLDPERETLVLCHHGIRSAQMCQWLQTQGFTQVKNISGGIDAYSQLVDPAVPRY from the coding sequence ATGACTCAATCGAATCCGCGTCCATCCCTGGCTCAAATCTCTGTCCAAGAACTCGCCGATCGCCTTGCCAGCGCACCCACCGAGTTGCAACTGATTGATGTCCGCGAACTCCACGAGGTGGAAATCGCGGCGATCGCCGGGTTTACCATCCTTCCCCTGAGCGAGTTTTCTCAATGGTCCGGGGAGATTTACACCCACTTGGATCCGGAGAGGGAAACCCTGGTGTTATGCCATCATGGTATCCGATCGGCTCAGATGTGCCAGTGGTTACAAACCCAGGGATTCACCCAGGTTAAAAATATTAGTGGGGGCATCGATGCCTATTCCCAACTTGTAGATCCTGCTGTGCCACGGTATTAA